A portion of the Parasedimentitalea marina genome contains these proteins:
- a CDS encoding GntR family transcriptional regulator, which yields MSIKSPVKTSGETIYSSEPDENLIVERIYKAVMEQQLAPNTKLSEARLCETFGVGRMRVRRALLLLSSQGIIDLHSNRGAYVACPDKSEAKDVFDARLLIEPPLVRQLAQAPSEASLALLADHIELEDAARRENERTEVIRLSGEFHTKLAQAIGNKSISRMMRELVTRTSLIVGLFGSSENASCPDDEHTKILNAIQSRDPERAEELLISHLNHIQSGLDMDAKQQPQDDLVSILGST from the coding sequence GTGAGCATCAAATCTCCGGTAAAAACTTCAGGCGAAACGATTTATTCATCTGAACCAGACGAGAATTTGATCGTTGAACGCATCTACAAGGCTGTCATGGAGCAACAGTTGGCACCCAACACTAAGCTGAGCGAAGCGCGACTTTGCGAGACCTTCGGCGTTGGACGCATGCGTGTTCGGCGGGCGCTTTTGCTGCTTTCTAGTCAGGGAATTATCGACTTACATTCAAACCGCGGCGCATATGTCGCCTGTCCGGACAAGTCCGAGGCAAAGGATGTTTTTGACGCTCGATTGTTGATTGAGCCACCACTTGTTCGGCAGTTAGCCCAAGCCCCGAGTGAAGCTAGTTTGGCACTTCTCGCCGACCACATCGAACTTGAAGATGCTGCGCGCAGAGAGAACGAGCGTACGGAAGTCATTCGTCTGTCCGGTGAGTTTCACACCAAGCTCGCCCAAGCGATTGGAAACAAATCCATTTCAAGGATGATGCGGGAGCTGGTAACTCGTACGTCCCTGATTGTGGGCTTATTTGGATCATCAGAAAACGCGAGCTGTCCTGACGACGAACATACCAAGATCCTGAATGCGATTCAATCTCGAGATCCAGAACGGGCTGAAGAGCTTCTGATATCCCACCTGAATCATATCCAAAGCGGTCTCGACATGGATGCAAAACAGCAACCTCAGGATGATCTGGTGTCTATTCTGGGCTCAACTTGA
- a CDS encoding ABC transporter substrate-binding protein, translating to MKVSSLARGLCSATAATAISFASATIAPAETITVTDIAGRTVEVEKNPSKVVIGEGRMIYSIGLLDQDNPFQRIVGWKDDMVKYDPDAYRKYRAAFPQATDIPSFGSPYADEWNLESVISLGTEVVLMNLGNLLKAQESGIIEKLEEAGVATVFVDFRQDPTQNTIPSVQLLGRIFDKREEADAFSDYYQSQMKLIYSRVNSIPIEERPIVFIERAAGYNPDKCCNTFGAANMGRLVDLAGGRNWGSFKTPGFSAKVSLEALFADDPEVIIGTGANWAEANPATAAVLFGYEADEAAVQERLSALASREGWGELQAVKNSRFHSIYHQFYNSPYHFVAMQSFAKWLHPELFEDVDPEATMVELHDKFLPISYSGVFWGSLDAK from the coding sequence ATGAAAGTCAGTTCACTGGCACGGGGTCTTTGCTCCGCCACCGCCGCCACCGCGATTTCATTCGCGTCAGCCACGATCGCACCCGCAGAGACAATTACCGTCACAGACATCGCCGGGCGCACCGTCGAAGTCGAGAAAAACCCGTCCAAAGTCGTCATTGGCGAAGGTCGCATGATCTACTCGATCGGGCTTTTAGACCAAGACAACCCTTTTCAGCGCATCGTTGGCTGGAAAGATGACATGGTCAAATATGACCCTGACGCCTATCGCAAATATCGGGCCGCGTTTCCACAGGCAACAGATATTCCTTCCTTCGGCAGCCCGTATGCGGATGAATGGAACCTCGAGTCCGTGATCTCTCTGGGCACTGAAGTTGTGCTGATGAACCTCGGCAACCTGCTCAAAGCGCAGGAAAGCGGCATCATTGAAAAGCTTGAAGAAGCAGGCGTGGCAACAGTCTTTGTCGATTTCCGCCAAGACCCAACCCAGAACACCATTCCAAGTGTGCAGCTGCTGGGCCGCATTTTCGACAAGCGTGAAGAGGCCGATGCCTTCTCTGACTATTATCAGTCGCAAATGAAGCTGATCTACTCTCGCGTAAACAGCATTCCAATCGAAGAACGCCCTATTGTGTTCATCGAACGCGCAGCCGGATACAATCCGGACAAATGCTGTAACACATTTGGTGCTGCCAACATGGGGCGCCTTGTTGATCTCGCTGGTGGCCGTAACTGGGGCTCGTTCAAAACACCTGGCTTCTCAGCTAAAGTGAGCCTTGAAGCACTGTTTGCGGATGACCCAGAAGTCATCATCGGCACTGGTGCTAACTGGGCCGAAGCCAACCCCGCCACAGCAGCTGTGCTGTTTGGCTACGAAGCTGATGAAGCGGCGGTACAAGAACGTCTCAGTGCGTTGGCATCTCGCGAAGGCTGGGGGGAATTACAGGCGGTGAAAAACAGTCGGTTCCATTCAATCTATCACCAGTTTTACAACAGCCCATATCACTTCGTAGCCATGCAATCCTTTGCTAAGTGGCTGCACCCAGAGCTGTTTGAAGATGTTGATCCAGAAGCCACAATGGTCGAACTTCACGACAAGTTCCTGCCGATTAGCTATTCAGGTGTGTTTTGGGGCAGCTTGGACGCCAAGTAA
- a CDS encoding FecCD family ABC transporter permease, with protein sequence MSANVNAAGMRQTYSAQVRRRYAMIAIVTGLLFASFLLDVSTGPGHYPLSTVVDVFMDPLSHGVRLKVIIWDYRLPVAVTAVLVGALLAVAGAQMQTILNNPLAEPFTLGVSAAASFGASLAIVLGFSVIPAIGGLLVSVNAFVFALATCGFILFATRLKGVGSETMILFGIAIFFTFSALLALMQYMASEDQISRIVFWMMGSLSRASWEKIALGSILLGVTIPFSLLRTWPMTALRMGETTAESMGVDVGRLRIEMLICVSLLAATAVSFVGTVGFVGLVGPHIARLLVGEDQRFFIPLSALVGALVLSLTSLISKSITPGIIYPIGIITSLIGVPVFVSIILSTRREKLT encoded by the coding sequence ATGTCAGCTAACGTGAACGCCGCCGGGATGCGGCAAACCTATAGTGCGCAAGTCCGGCGGCGCTATGCAATGATTGCCATCGTCACCGGGTTACTGTTTGCCAGCTTCCTGCTTGATGTTAGCACTGGTCCGGGCCACTACCCGTTGTCGACTGTGGTTGACGTCTTTATGGACCCGCTGTCACACGGCGTGCGTCTGAAAGTCATCATTTGGGACTACCGCCTGCCGGTGGCAGTAACAGCGGTTCTCGTTGGTGCCTTGCTGGCAGTTGCCGGTGCCCAGATGCAGACCATTCTAAACAATCCTCTGGCGGAGCCATTCACGTTGGGTGTGTCAGCGGCGGCCAGCTTTGGCGCCTCACTCGCGATTGTTCTGGGGTTCAGCGTGATCCCCGCAATTGGTGGTTTGCTAGTTTCTGTAAACGCCTTTGTGTTTGCGCTGGCCACCTGTGGGTTCATCCTGTTTGCCACGCGCCTCAAGGGGGTGGGATCCGAGACGATGATCCTGTTTGGGATCGCGATTTTCTTCACCTTCTCGGCGCTGTTGGCTTTGATGCAATACATGGCCTCCGAAGATCAAATCTCGCGCATCGTGTTCTGGATGATGGGCTCGTTGAGCCGGGCAAGTTGGGAAAAAATTGCACTGGGTTCAATCCTATTGGGCGTCACCATCCCGTTTAGCTTGTTGCGCACATGGCCAATGACGGCCCTGCGTATGGGCGAAACAACGGCCGAAAGCATGGGTGTGGATGTTGGGCGCCTGCGGATTGAAATGTTGATCTGTGTCTCACTGCTGGCGGCCACCGCTGTGTCTTTTGTTGGCACCGTTGGATTTGTAGGGCTGGTAGGCCCACATATTGCACGTTTGTTGGTGGGAGAGGACCAGCGGTTTTTCATCCCCCTTTCCGCGCTTGTGGGTGCACTGGTGCTCTCACTCACATCGCTGATTTCGAAATCAATTACACCCGGCATCATCTATCCAATCGGCATCATCACATCGCTGATTGGCGTGCCGGTATTTGTGTCGATCATTCTGAGTACACGGCGGGAGAAACTGACATGA
- a CDS encoding ABC transporter ATP-binding protein has protein sequence MTLHIEHLAAGYGRRKVLQDVNVPQIESGDFVGLIGPNASGKSTLFKTIAGLIAPMCGSISLAGDDITHLRRRDRAHRIAYMPQAFGCNALLTVFETVLLALKQTGGWRVQSDNLDRVSDTLAALELGHLSERGIADLSGGQAQMVAVAQTLVRAPEVVLLDEPTSALDLHHQLSIMTSVKNEAGRRKPVVIAALHDLNLAAKFCNRLILLRDGKILADGVPQDILARPEIGETYNVVTDLERTKRGALYVDARLSA, from the coding sequence ATGACCTTACATATTGAACATCTGGCGGCCGGGTATGGGCGTCGCAAAGTTTTGCAAGACGTCAATGTTCCGCAGATCGAAAGTGGCGATTTTGTTGGGCTAATCGGGCCCAATGCCTCGGGGAAATCGACACTGTTCAAAACTATTGCCGGGCTTATTGCCCCCATGTGCGGCAGCATCTCTCTTGCAGGTGATGACATCACTCATTTGCGTCGCCGAGACCGGGCGCACCGTATTGCATACATGCCGCAAGCGTTTGGCTGTAATGCTCTGCTGACGGTGTTTGAAACGGTGCTTTTGGCGCTCAAGCAAACCGGAGGCTGGCGGGTGCAAAGTGATAATTTGGACCGGGTGTCTGACACTCTGGCCGCGCTTGAGTTGGGCCACTTGTCAGAGCGAGGCATCGCCGATCTCAGCGGTGGACAGGCACAGATGGTGGCGGTGGCGCAAACCTTGGTGCGCGCGCCAGAAGTAGTCTTGTTGGATGAACCCACAAGTGCGTTGGATCTACATCACCAATTGTCGATCATGACCTCGGTGAAGAATGAAGCTGGGCGTCGAAAACCGGTGGTTATTGCAGCGCTTCATGATCTGAATTTGGCCGCAAAATTCTGCAACCGACTAATCCTGCTGCGAGACGGAAAAATCTTGGCCGACGGTGTGCCTCAGGATATCCTGGCGCGGCCAGAGATCGGCGAAACCTACAATGTCGTGACTGATCTGGAGCGTACAAAACGGGGTGCCCTGTATGTCGATGCCAGGCTCAGCGCATGA
- a CDS encoding class I SAM-dependent methyltransferase, whose product MTQQVSNARNTDAQTHVANFDLKEEIRAYWSDRAERFDESASHHIEATYGVPEWHKMLRRAFGLAAHQDLQGASVLDIACGTGEVSRVLCDFGAAVTGLDFSDAMHAKSRAKLENQNWQALTCDAEHLVGVPDNSFDFAITRHLVWTLTDRNAAFSEWERVLKPGGKILIIDGNFSKNRGLVQRCKWWVASLLEDPEPRSPEEMHRHQHILSRLPFRDGLVSKNLTADLEKAGFIGCRNISVKGLYRAGMRGWPLPTRLRQTSANRFALIGNKQS is encoded by the coding sequence ATGACACAGCAGGTCTCAAATGCCCGAAATACAGATGCACAAACTCACGTTGCCAATTTTGACCTAAAGGAAGAAATTCGCGCATATTGGTCAGATCGCGCCGAGCGGTTTGACGAAAGTGCATCCCACCACATTGAAGCAACATACGGCGTGCCTGAGTGGCACAAAATGTTGCGCCGTGCTTTTGGCTTGGCCGCTCATCAAGACTTGCAAGGCGCGTCGGTGTTGGACATCGCATGCGGCACAGGGGAAGTCAGCCGGGTGTTGTGTGATTTCGGTGCCGCCGTGACGGGTCTTGATTTCTCCGACGCTATGCACGCCAAATCACGCGCCAAGCTTGAGAACCAAAACTGGCAGGCGCTGACATGTGACGCCGAGCACCTTGTCGGCGTCCCCGACAACAGCTTTGATTTTGCAATTACCCGGCATTTGGTCTGGACACTGACGGACCGCAATGCTGCATTTTCTGAATGGGAGCGGGTTCTGAAACCGGGCGGAAAGATATTGATTATCGACGGAAATTTTTCCAAAAACCGAGGTTTGGTCCAGCGGTGCAAGTGGTGGGTTGCCAGCTTGCTTGAGGACCCAGAGCCGCGGTCCCCTGAAGAAATGCACCGTCACCAGCACATCCTTAGTCGCTTACCTTTTCGCGACGGGCTTGTTTCCAAGAACTTGACAGCGGACTTGGAAAAAGCCGGTTTTATTGGCTGTAGAAACATCAGTGTGAAAGGTCTCTATCGGGCGGGTATGCGAGGTTGGCCGTTGCCAACAAGGCTGCGCCAAACGTCAGCCAATCGGTTCGCATTAATCGGCAACAAGCAGTCTTAA